In Streptomyces longhuiensis, the following proteins share a genomic window:
- a CDS encoding adenylyl-sulfate kinase yields the protein MPPDARPVPRALLITGTVGAGKTSVAEAIGALLTNAEIPSAVMDLDCLRRSWPTPAADRFNVGMLLRNLRCVAGNYLDAGATRLVLAGVAESQADRDHYEEAVGIDLSVCRLRVHLPTVHQRLAHRHGDDHDGLRWHLKRSGELDRILDQAEVEDFTIDASKKSITATAMAVLQTANWL from the coding sequence ATGCCGCCTGACGCTCGCCCAGTCCCCCGCGCTCTGCTGATCACCGGCACCGTCGGTGCCGGCAAGACCTCAGTAGCCGAGGCAATAGGTGCCCTGCTCACCAACGCGGAGATCCCCAGCGCCGTGATGGATCTCGATTGCTTGCGCCGGTCCTGGCCGACGCCCGCAGCTGATCGCTTCAACGTCGGCATGCTGTTGCGGAACCTACGCTGCGTGGCGGGCAACTATCTCGACGCCGGCGCGACCCGGCTTGTCCTCGCCGGGGTGGCCGAAAGCCAGGCCGATCGCGACCACTACGAGGAAGCAGTCGGCATTGACCTCTCTGTGTGTCGCCTACGAGTCCACCTGCCCACAGTGCATCAGCGCCTCGCCCATCGCCATGGCGACGACCACGACGGGCTGCGCTGGCATCTGAAGCGTTCGGGTGAACTCGACCGAATTCTCGATCAGGCCGAGGTCGAGGACTTCACCATCGATGCCAGCAAGAAATCCATCACGGCAACTGCCATGGCCGTGCTGCAGACAGCGAACTGGCTCTGA
- a CDS encoding ABC transporter permease, translating to MSSLSLAVRDSSTMLRRNLLHARRYPSLTLNLLLTPIMLLLLFVYIFGDVMSAGIGGTGADRSVYIAYIVPGLLLMTIGSTTIGTAVSVSNDMTEGIIARFRTMAIHRGSVLIGHVIGSVLQCIASVVLVSAVAVAIGFRSTDATALEWIAAFGLLVLFATALTWIAVGMGLISPNAEAASNNAMPLILLPLLSSAFIPTDTMPGWFQPIAEYQPFTPAIETLRGLLLGTEIGNNGWLTIAWSLGLTILGYYWSKAKFNDDPK from the coding sequence ATGAGCTCCCTGTCCCTCGCCGTACGCGACTCGTCCACGATGCTGCGCCGCAACCTCCTGCACGCCCGGCGCTACCCCTCGCTCACCCTCAACCTGCTGCTCACCCCGATCATGCTGCTCCTGCTCTTCGTCTACATCTTCGGCGACGTGATGAGCGCCGGCATCGGCGGCACCGGCGCCGACCGCTCCGTCTACATCGCCTACATCGTCCCCGGCCTGCTCCTGATGACGATCGGCTCCACCACCATCGGAACCGCCGTCTCCGTCTCCAACGACATGACCGAAGGGATCATCGCCCGCTTCCGCACGATGGCGATCCACCGCGGATCGGTGCTCATCGGGCACGTCATCGGAAGCGTGCTGCAATGCATCGCGAGCGTGGTGCTGGTGAGTGCTGTCGCCGTGGCGATCGGGTTCCGCTCCACGGACGCCACCGCCCTTGAATGGATCGCCGCGTTCGGGCTACTCGTGCTGTTCGCGACGGCGCTCACCTGGATCGCCGTCGGCATGGGACTGATCAGCCCCAACGCCGAAGCCGCCAGCAACAACGCCATGCCCCTCATCCTGCTGCCCCTGCTGTCCAGCGCCTTCATCCCCACCGACACCATGCCCGGCTGGTTCCAGCCCATCGCCGAATACCAGCCCTTCACCCCCGCCATCGAAACCCTCCGCGGACTCCTCCTCGGCACCGAGATCGGCAACAACGGCTGGCTCACCATCGCCTGGAGCCTCGGCCTGACCATCCTCGGCTACTACTGGTCCAAAGCGAAGTTCAACGACGACCCGAAGTAG
- a CDS encoding ATP-binding cassette domain-containing protein, whose protein sequence is MTNLAIAANGLRKSYGDKTVLDGIDLAVPEGTIFALLGPNGAGKTTAVKILSTLLSPGPGTGEIHVGGHNLATKAHAVRAAIGVTGQFSAVDGLITGEENMLLMADLHHLPKPEGRRVAAELLERFDLTDAAKKPASTYSGGMKRRLDIAMTLVGNPRIIFLDEPTTGLDPRARHNMWGIIRELVSDGVTVFLTTQYLDEADELADRIAVLNNGTIAAEGSAEELKRLIPGGHIRLRFTDPDAYQSAALTLHEAHRDDESLTLQIPSDGSQRELRSLLDHLDSAGIEADELTVHTPDLDDVFFALTGNTGIPNQPNQPKEEAR, encoded by the coding sequence ATGACAAACCTGGCCATCGCGGCGAACGGGCTGCGCAAGTCCTACGGCGACAAGACCGTCCTCGACGGCATCGACCTGGCCGTCCCCGAGGGAACCATCTTCGCCCTGCTCGGCCCGAACGGCGCCGGCAAGACCACCGCAGTCAAGATCCTTTCCACCCTCCTCTCCCCCGGCCCTGGCACCGGCGAGATCCACGTAGGCGGACACAACCTCGCGACCAAGGCGCACGCGGTCCGGGCTGCGATCGGTGTCACCGGGCAGTTCTCCGCCGTCGACGGCCTGATCACCGGCGAGGAGAACATGCTCCTCATGGCCGACCTGCACCACCTGCCCAAACCTGAAGGGCGGCGCGTCGCAGCCGAGTTGCTGGAACGGTTCGACCTCACCGACGCCGCGAAGAAACCCGCCTCCACCTACTCCGGCGGCATGAAACGCCGCCTCGACATCGCCATGACGCTGGTCGGCAACCCGCGGATCATCTTCCTCGACGAACCGACCACCGGCCTCGACCCCCGCGCCCGGCACAACATGTGGGGCATCATCCGCGAACTGGTCTCCGACGGTGTCACCGTCTTCCTCACCACCCAGTACCTCGACGAGGCCGACGAACTCGCCGACCGCATCGCCGTCCTCAACAACGGCACGATCGCCGCCGAAGGCAGCGCCGAGGAACTCAAGCGGCTCATCCCCGGCGGACACATCCGACTCCGGTTCACCGACCCCGACGCCTACCAGTCCGCCGCCCTCACACTGCACGAGGCCCACCGCGACGACGAGTCCCTCACCCTGCAGATCCCCAGCGACGGCAGCCAGCGCGAACTGCGCTCCCTCCTCGACCACCTGGACTCCGCCGGCATCGAGGCCGACGAACTGACCGTCCACACGCCCGACCTCGACGACGTGTTCTTCGCCCTCACCGGCAACACCGGCATCCCCAACCAGCCCAACCAGCCCAAGGAGGAAGCCCGATGA
- a CDS encoding DUF4097 family beta strand repeat-containing protein has translation MQKFDTPSPITAVLDIPAGRIQFIAADRTDTCVEILPADKSKTRDIKAAEQVTVAYADGVLRIEAAAAKNRILGNSGSVEVTVQLPAGSRVEAKTAAAELRGVGRLGNVTFDGAQGPVKLDETASARLTLQAGDILVGRLTGPAHISTQKGDLNIAEATSGTVELRTESGDITIGAAHGTSATLDAGTTYGRIHNTLKNTDGANAGLNIQATTAHGDITARSL, from the coding sequence ATGCAGAAGTTCGACACCCCCTCCCCCATCACCGCCGTCCTGGACATCCCCGCCGGACGCATCCAGTTCATCGCCGCCGACCGCACCGACACATGCGTCGAGATCCTGCCCGCCGACAAGTCCAAGACCCGCGACATCAAGGCCGCCGAACAGGTCACGGTCGCCTACGCCGACGGAGTCCTGCGCATCGAGGCAGCCGCCGCGAAGAACCGGATCCTCGGCAACTCCGGATCCGTCGAAGTCACCGTCCAACTGCCCGCCGGCTCCCGCGTCGAGGCGAAGACCGCCGCCGCCGAACTGCGGGGCGTGGGACGCCTCGGCAACGTCACCTTCGACGGCGCGCAGGGACCGGTCAAGCTCGACGAGACCGCGAGCGCCCGCCTCACCCTCCAGGCCGGCGACATCCTCGTCGGCCGCCTGACCGGCCCCGCACACATCAGCACCCAAAAGGGCGACCTGAACATCGCCGAAGCCACGAGCGGGACGGTCGAACTGCGCACCGAGTCCGGTGACATCACCATCGGCGCCGCCCACGGCACCTCCGCCACCCTCGACGCCGGCACCACCTACGGACGCATCCACAACACCCTGAAGAACACCGACGGCGCCAACGCCGGCCTCAACATCCAGGCCACCACCGCCCACGGCGACATCACCGCCCGCAGCCTCTAA